A stretch of Crossiella cryophila DNA encodes these proteins:
- a CDS encoding SSI family serine proteinase inhibitor: MRTSHLLASTALTAAALFAMTPAATAASTSGLDVSAMTLSVSYGETDSLIPDETAILACNPALGTHPSPTRACRSLARAGGDIAQLAPKDGYACTLDYQPRTVSVKGTYRGKELDWQGRFPNTCTMLAETGDLFTFAGGANLPQ; this comes from the coding sequence ATGCGTACCTCACACCTACTCGCCAGCACGGCGCTGACCGCGGCCGCGCTGTTCGCGATGACCCCCGCCGCCACCGCGGCGTCCACGTCCGGACTCGATGTTTCGGCGATGACGCTGTCGGTGTCCTACGGCGAAACCGATTCACTGATCCCGGACGAGACCGCGATCCTGGCCTGCAACCCGGCGCTCGGCACGCACCCGAGCCCGACCAGGGCCTGCCGTTCACTGGCTCGCGCGGGCGGCGACATCGCCCAGCTCGCACCGAAGGACGGCTACGCCTGCACGCTCGACTACCAGCCGCGCACGGTGTCGGTGAAGGGCACCTACCGCGGCAAGGAGCTGGACTGGCAGGGCCGGTTCCCCAACACCTGCACCATGCTCGCCGAGACCGGCGACCTGTTCACCTTCGCCGGCGGCGCCAACCTGCCGCAGTAA
- a CDS encoding SSI family serine proteinase inhibitor, producing the protein MPLPTFLPLLAAAGLLAPGLLTPPPESVLELTVENVGQANLPDAVTLTCGPDEGTHPTPGLACTELTRVGGDVQQVGDHETACTDHIENPKRATARGHWQGRAVDVELYFGNPCEFATRAGHVFRINGE; encoded by the coding sequence ATGCCCCTCCCCACCTTCCTGCCCCTGCTGGCCGCGGCCGGCCTGCTGGCTCCCGGCCTGCTCACCCCGCCGCCGGAGAGCGTGCTCGAACTGACCGTGGAGAACGTCGGCCAGGCCAACCTGCCGGACGCGGTCACGCTGACCTGCGGCCCCGACGAGGGCACGCATCCCACGCCCGGACTCGCCTGCACCGAACTGACCAGGGTGGGCGGCGACGTGCAGCAGGTCGGCGACCACGAGACCGCCTGCACCGACCACATCGAGAACCCGAAGCGGGCCACCGCGCGCGGGCACTGGCAGGGCCGGGCGGTCGACGTGGAGCTGTACTTCGGCAATCCCTGTGAGTTCGCGACCCGTGCGGGACACGTGTTCCGCATCAACGGAGAGTGA
- a CDS encoding isocitrate lyase/PEP mutase family protein: MGDLATQAAELKSRHVPGSPLVLPNAWDAATARLVHGLGFPVVATSSYAVAAAAGYPDDNSMPPSVAFAGLAAIAAATPAPVTADLEAGYGLSAVEFTEALFDAGAVGCNLEDGDHHGGLKPVERQAEWLAELKAVARTPFVLNARIDCFILDAGAPQRDLAEAIERGRAYLAAGADCVYPIGLRDPVQIKEFTAAVGGPVNVHYYFDGPSVPELAALGVARISLGAGLFAVAQRAIKDAVATLGDHSSTVD; encoded by the coding sequence ATGGGTGATCTAGCCACGCAGGCCGCCGAACTGAAGTCGCGGCACGTGCCAGGGTCGCCGCTGGTACTGCCCAACGCCTGGGACGCGGCCACCGCGCGACTGGTGCACGGACTGGGTTTCCCGGTGGTCGCGACCTCCAGCTACGCCGTGGCCGCGGCCGCGGGCTACCCCGATGACAACTCGATGCCGCCCTCGGTCGCCTTCGCCGGCCTCGCCGCCATCGCCGCGGCCACCCCGGCCCCGGTGACCGCGGACCTGGAGGCCGGTTACGGCCTCTCCGCGGTGGAGTTCACCGAGGCGCTCTTCGACGCGGGCGCGGTCGGCTGCAACCTGGAGGACGGCGACCACCACGGCGGCCTCAAGCCGGTCGAGCGGCAGGCCGAATGGCTGGCCGAGCTGAAGGCGGTCGCCCGCACGCCGTTCGTGCTCAACGCGCGGATCGACTGCTTCATCCTGGATGCCGGTGCGCCGCAACGGGATCTGGCCGAGGCGATCGAACGCGGCCGGGCCTACCTGGCCGCGGGCGCGGACTGCGTGTACCCGATCGGCCTGCGGGATCCGGTGCAGATCAAGGAGTTCACCGCCGCGGTCGGCGGTCCGGTGAACGTGCACTACTACTTCGACGGCCCGTCCGTGCCGGAGCTGGCCGCGCTCGGCGTGGCCCGGATCTCGCTGGGCGCCGGGCTGTTCGCGGTGGCACAGCGCGCGATCAAGGACGCGGTGGCGACCCTGGGTGACCACTCGTCCACTGTGGACTGA
- a CDS encoding carboxymuconolactone decarboxylase family protein, which yields MSNNRPLFAKSWPAGYKAMLAFNQTVADSGLDKILAELIKIRASQLNGCAFCLDMHVRDAVKLGETQQRLGLIAAWREAAGVFTEAERAALALTEAVTNINHGGVPQEVYAAALAAFGEETLAKVVYAIVTINAWNMLNVTQELPFKVEHAHG from the coding sequence GTGAGCAACAACAGACCACTCTTCGCGAAGTCCTGGCCCGCCGGCTACAAGGCCATGCTGGCCTTCAACCAGACCGTGGCCGACTCCGGCCTGGACAAGATCCTGGCCGAACTGATCAAGATCCGCGCCTCGCAGCTCAACGGGTGCGCGTTCTGCCTGGACATGCACGTGCGGGACGCGGTCAAGCTGGGCGAGACCCAGCAGCGACTCGGCCTGATCGCCGCCTGGCGGGAGGCCGCCGGGGTGTTCACCGAGGCCGAGCGGGCCGCGCTGGCGCTGACCGAGGCGGTCACGAACATCAACCACGGCGGGGTGCCGCAGGAGGTCTACGCCGCGGCCCTGGCCGCCTTCGGCGAGGAGACCCTGGCCAAGGTGGTCTACGCCATCGTCACCATCAACGCCTGGAACATGCTCAACGTGACCCAGGAGCTGCCGTTCAAGGTCGAGCACGCGCATGGGTGA
- the pdxR gene encoding MocR-like pyridoxine biosynthesis transcription factor PdxR: MAELYLDLEPGLTRHAAIERALRGAIRDGRLRPGDPLPSTRVLAAQLGVARGTVVEAYAQLTAEGWFRSRQGAPTVVAAAPALDQPSAHRPAEQGPRWDFRPGEPDASLFPGSSWLAALRTVLRSAPSSAFGYGDQRGRIELRTALSGYLARARKVRCPPERIVICSGFSPALRVLCETFQRLGITELHMEEPCLYRHRDVVTKAGLGIRPTPVDAEGLAVAELTGRAALVTPAHQYPLGYTLSPSRRKQIVDWARRVDGYVIEDDYDGEYRFDRQPVGALHELDPSRVIYGGTTSKLLAPGMRLGWLALPAQLVDPVVDVLTYQTAPALDQLGLAELITSGRFDAHIRRTRTAYRRRREHLVATLAELPVGAGLTGISAGLHAVLELPEGLALERELVQRGARRGIALEGLEPYWHGEPRRAGLVLAYSRVPAAQARRSVEALDALLREG, translated from the coding sequence GTGGCCGAGCTGTATCTGGACCTGGAACCCGGTCTGACCCGGCATGCCGCCATCGAGCGGGCCCTGCGCGGGGCGATCAGGGACGGCAGGCTGCGCCCTGGTGACCCGCTGCCCTCGACCAGGGTGCTGGCCGCCCAGCTCGGCGTGGCCCGCGGCACCGTGGTGGAGGCGTACGCCCAGCTCACCGCCGAGGGCTGGTTCCGCAGCAGGCAGGGCGCGCCGACCGTGGTGGCCGCCGCCCCCGCGCTGGACCAGCCGAGCGCGCACCGCCCGGCCGAGCAGGGCCCGCGCTGGGACTTCCGCCCCGGCGAGCCGGACGCCTCGCTGTTCCCCGGCAGCTCCTGGCTGGCCGCGTTGCGCACGGTGCTGCGCAGTGCCCCGTCCTCGGCCTTCGGCTACGGCGACCAGCGCGGCCGGATCGAGCTGCGCACCGCGCTGTCGGGCTACCTGGCCAGGGCGCGCAAGGTGCGCTGCCCGCCGGAGCGGATCGTGATCTGCAGTGGTTTCTCCCCGGCACTGCGGGTGCTGTGCGAGACCTTCCAGCGGCTGGGCATCACCGAACTGCACATGGAGGAGCCCTGCCTGTACCGGCACCGCGATGTGGTGACCAAGGCCGGGCTGGGCATCCGGCCGACCCCGGTGGACGCCGAGGGCCTGGCGGTGGCCGAGCTGACCGGCCGGGCCGCACTGGTCACCCCGGCGCACCAGTACCCGCTCGGCTACACGCTGAGTCCCTCGCGGCGCAAGCAGATCGTGGACTGGGCCCGCCGGGTGGACGGGTACGTGATCGAGGACGACTACGACGGGGAGTACCGCTTCGACCGGCAGCCGGTGGGCGCGCTGCACGAGCTGGACCCGTCTCGGGTGATCTACGGCGGCACCACCTCCAAGCTGCTCGCCCCCGGCATGCGGCTGGGCTGGCTGGCGCTGCCCGCGCAGCTGGTGGACCCGGTGGTGGACGTGCTGACCTACCAGACCGCGCCCGCGCTGGATCAGCTCGGCCTGGCCGAACTGATCACCAGCGGCCGGTTCGACGCGCACATCCGGCGCACCCGCACCGCCTACCGCCGTCGCCGCGAGCACCTGGTGGCCACCCTGGCCGAACTGCCCGTCGGCGCCGGGCTGACCGGCATCTCCGCCGGTCTGCACGCGGTGCTGGAACTGCCCGAAGGTCTTGCGCTGGAACGGGAACTGGTCCAGCGCGGGGCCCGGCGCGGCATCGCGCTGGAGGGCCTGGAGCCGTACTGGCACGGCGAACCGCGGCGTGCTGGGCTGGTGCTGGCCTACAGCCGGGTCCCGGCCGCCCAGGCCCGCCGTTCGGTGGAGGCGCTGGACGCGCTGCTGCGCGAGGGCTGA
- a CDS encoding Gfo/Idh/MocA family oxidoreductase, producing the protein MTVRAALVGYGLGGSAFHAPFLDSTPGLRLAAVVTGNPERQQAVLDRYPGTEIIRSLDDLLVRADEFDLAVISTPNREHYANASAALRHGLPVVVDKPFSATAADARALADLAAGRGLLAAPFHNRRYDGDFLTVRRLLGEGAIGNPTRFESRFERWRPDPSTSWKAWKESADPADAGGITHDLGSHLIDQAVALFGRPVHVYAEIGVRRSGAVADDDAFVALTHHGGVRSQLWMSALAADLGPRFRVLGDGGAYVKHGMDPQEDLLKQGAVPGGPGWGEETEDAWGRLGSVGGFRPVRTEAGGYQHYYAGIVKALTEGAPPPVTALDGVTTAEIVEAAYASSRTGQVIEL; encoded by the coding sequence ATGACAGTGCGCGCGGCCCTGGTGGGCTATGGACTGGGCGGCTCGGCCTTCCACGCCCCCTTCCTCGACAGCACCCCCGGCCTGCGACTGGCCGCGGTGGTCACCGGCAACCCGGAGCGGCAGCAGGCCGTGCTGGACCGGTACCCGGGCACCGAGATCATCCGCAGCCTGGACGACCTGCTGGTTCGCGCCGACGAGTTCGACCTGGCGGTGATCTCCACGCCGAACCGGGAGCACTACGCCAACGCCTCGGCCGCACTGCGGCACGGGCTGCCGGTGGTGGTGGACAAGCCGTTCTCGGCCACCGCCGCCGATGCCCGCGCACTGGCCGACCTGGCCGCCGGCCGGGGCCTGCTCGCCGCGCCGTTCCACAACCGGCGCTACGACGGGGATTTCCTCACCGTGCGGCGACTTCTCGGCGAGGGAGCAATCGGAAATCCGACCCGGTTCGAATCCCGGTTCGAGCGCTGGCGGCCGGATCCCAGCACCAGCTGGAAAGCGTGGAAGGAAAGCGCGGACCCGGCCGACGCCGGTGGCATCACGCATGACCTGGGCAGTCACCTGATCGACCAGGCGGTGGCCTTGTTCGGGCGGCCGGTGCACGTCTACGCCGAGATCGGTGTCCGGCGCTCCGGCGCGGTGGCCGATGACGACGCCTTCGTCGCGCTCACCCACCACGGCGGCGTGCGCTCCCAGCTCTGGATGAGCGCGCTGGCCGCCGACCTCGGCCCGCGGTTCCGGGTGCTCGGCGACGGCGGCGCCTACGTCAAGCACGGCATGGACCCGCAAGAAGACCTGCTCAAGCAGGGCGCGGTGCCCGGCGGTCCCGGCTGGGGCGAGGAGACCGAGGACGCCTGGGGACGGCTGGGCTCGGTCGGCGGGTTCCGGCCGGTGCGCACCGAGGCAGGCGGGTACCAGCACTACTACGCGGGCATCGTCAAGGCACTCACCGAGGGCGCGCCACCGCCGGTGACCGCGCTGGACGGGGTGACCACCGCGGAGATCGTCGAGGCCGCCTACGCCTCCAGCCGCACCGGCCAGGTGATCGAGCTGTAG
- a CDS encoding acyl-CoA desaturase, protein MTATLETPVQPGGPKPMLDGERSAASYLGVKIFVVLPFLALIAAVPLAWGWGLSWLDIGLALGFYAISGLGVTVGFHRLFTHGSFRANTPLRVGLAVAGTLAVQGSPTDWVADHRRHHAFSDKEGDPHSPWLYGDSPLALAKGFWHAHMGWMFEREKTNLDRFAPDLMADKNIRAVDKLLVPITTLSFILPGILGGLITWSWWGALTALFWAGFVRVSFLHHITWSVNSICHMIGDRPFKSKDKAANFWPLAILSFGESWHNLHHADPTCARHGVLRGQVDISARVIWIFEKLGWATQVRWPTPRRLARITKGQDD, encoded by the coding sequence GTGACAGCGACTCTTGAAACCCCGGTGCAGCCTGGTGGGCCCAAACCGATGCTCGACGGCGAACGCTCTGCCGCCTCGTACCTGGGCGTCAAGATTTTCGTCGTCCTGCCCTTCCTCGCCCTGATCGCGGCCGTGCCGCTGGCCTGGGGCTGGGGGCTGAGCTGGCTGGACATCGGTCTGGCGCTTGGCTTCTACGCGATCAGCGGACTCGGCGTCACCGTCGGCTTCCACCGGCTGTTCACCCACGGCTCGTTCCGGGCCAACACCCCGCTGCGGGTGGGTCTCGCGGTGGCCGGCACGCTGGCCGTGCAGGGCTCGCCGACCGACTGGGTGGCCGACCACCGCCGCCACCACGCCTTCTCCGACAAGGAGGGCGACCCGCACTCCCCGTGGCTCTACGGTGACTCCCCGCTGGCCCTGGCCAAGGGTTTCTGGCACGCGCACATGGGCTGGATGTTCGAGCGGGAGAAGACCAACCTGGACCGGTTCGCGCCGGACCTGATGGCGGACAAGAACATCCGCGCGGTGGACAAGCTGCTGGTGCCGATCACCACGCTCAGCTTCATCCTGCCCGGCATCCTCGGCGGCCTGATCACCTGGTCCTGGTGGGGCGCGCTGACCGCGTTGTTCTGGGCCGGTTTCGTCCGGGTCAGCTTCCTGCACCACATCACCTGGTCGGTGAACTCGATCTGCCACATGATCGGCGACCGCCCGTTCAAGTCCAAGGACAAGGCCGCGAACTTCTGGCCGCTGGCCATCCTCAGCTTCGGCGAGTCCTGGCACAACCTGCACCACGCCGACCCGACCTGCGCCCGCCACGGCGTGCTGCGCGGTCAGGTGGACATTTCGGCGCGAGTGATCTGGATCTTCGAGAAGCTGGGCTGGGCCACCCAGGTCCGGTGGCCCACCCCGCGTCGGCTGGCCCGGATCACCAAGGGCCAGGACGACTGA
- a CDS encoding FAD-dependent monooxygenase, which translates to MNFENSHSDVLVVGAGPVGLLLAAELRLGGASVLVLDRLAEPSAFSKAFGLGGRTLDLFDQRGLLGRLPADAHRWQAGHFAGLPTWLTYDRLPTAHPHVVRIAQHETERILAERVIELGGELRRGHEVTALQQDPDGVTATVDSPQGTYTIRSAYLAGCDGGRSSVRKLAGIDFPGSTGETASLLGDVVLTEETGTGLTRTGTGTVFVGPLGDGLHRVVPTRFDQPPPEGDADPTLDELRDALRAVLGTDLGAHSPRWLSRLRHNSRIAASYRDGRVLLAGDAAHVHAPIGGQGLNLGFGDAVNLGWKLLAALRGRPDLLDTYELERRPAAENVLANTRAQFALFRPGEQVDALRDLLDSLLDIPEVNDRLAALTTSSTLTYDLPGEHPLTGTFLADLPLTVDGRPTRLAELLRTGKGVLLDFTDADFDLAEVPVVRARTENPPAPALLIRPDGHIAWAAGPEGSDGPGEAIKRWFS; encoded by the coding sequence ATGAACTTCGAAAACTCTCATTCCGACGTGCTCGTGGTCGGCGCCGGACCGGTCGGTCTGCTGCTGGCCGCCGAACTGCGCCTGGGCGGCGCGTCCGTCCTGGTCCTGGACCGGCTCGCCGAGCCAAGTGCCTTCTCCAAGGCCTTCGGCCTGGGTGGGCGCACCCTCGACCTGTTCGACCAGCGCGGACTGCTGGGCCGGCTGCCCGCCGACGCGCACCGCTGGCAGGCCGGGCACTTCGCCGGCCTGCCCACCTGGCTGACCTACGACCGGCTGCCCACCGCGCACCCCCACGTCGTCCGGATCGCCCAGCACGAGACCGAACGAATCCTCGCCGAACGCGTCATCGAACTCGGCGGCGAACTACGCCGTGGCCACGAAGTGACCGCGCTGCAACAGGATCCCGATGGCGTCACCGCCACAGTGGACAGTCCACAAGGGACATACACGATCCGCTCGGCCTACCTGGCCGGGTGCGACGGCGGCCGCAGCTCGGTCCGCAAGCTCGCCGGGATCGACTTCCCCGGCAGCACCGGGGAGACCGCCAGCCTGCTCGGCGACGTGGTGCTCACCGAGGAGACCGGCACCGGACTGACCCGCACCGGCACCGGCACCGTCTTCGTCGGCCCGCTCGGCGACGGCCTGCACCGGGTGGTGCCCACCCGCTTCGACCAGCCACCGCCCGAGGGCGATGCCGACCCAACCCTGGACGAACTGCGAGACGCCCTGCGCGCGGTGCTCGGCACCGATCTCGGCGCGCACTCGCCGCGCTGGCTGTCCCGGTTGCGGCACAACAGCCGGATCGCCGCGAGCTACCGCGACGGCCGGGTGCTGTTGGCAGGCGATGCCGCGCACGTGCACGCGCCCATCGGCGGCCAGGGCCTGAACCTGGGCTTCGGGGACGCGGTGAACCTGGGCTGGAAACTGCTGGCCGCACTGCGTGGCCGGCCGGATCTGCTCGACACCTACGAGCTGGAACGCCGTCCCGCCGCGGAGAACGTGCTGGCCAACACCCGCGCCCAGTTCGCCTTGTTCCGGCCCGGCGAGCAGGTCGACGCACTGCGCGATCTCCTGGACAGCCTGCTGGACATCCCAGAGGTCAACGACCGGCTGGCCGCGCTCACCACCAGCAGCACGCTCACCTACGACCTGCCCGGCGAGCACCCGCTCACCGGCACCTTCCTCGCCGACCTGCCCCTGACGGTGGACGGTCGGCCGACCCGGCTGGCCGAACTGCTCCGGACCGGCAAGGGCGTGCTGCTCGACTTCACCGACGCGGACTTCGACCTCGCGGAGGTGCCGGTGGTGCGCGCCAGAACCGAGAACCCGCCCGCACCGGCACTGCTGATCCGGCCGGACGGGCACATCGCGTGGGCCGCCGGTCCCGAAGGATCCGACGGCCCAGGCGAAGCAATAAAGCGGTGGTTCAGCTAG
- a CDS encoding MarR family winged helix-turn-helix transcriptional regulator gives MTKQTGPELTLDSQLCFSLYAASRAVTALYRPMLDELGLTYPQYLVLLVLWERGPVSVKELGDALHLDSGTLSPLLKRMESASLLRRRRSEEDERSVLVEPTETGRDLRARALGIPERLTCGMGLPLDELTELHTRLRRLNDSMTAVRQKEGQ, from the coding sequence ATGACGAAGCAGACGGGGCCGGAACTGACCCTGGACTCCCAGTTGTGCTTCTCCCTCTACGCCGCCTCTCGGGCGGTCACCGCCCTGTACCGCCCGATGCTGGACGAACTGGGCCTGACCTACCCGCAGTACCTGGTGTTGCTGGTGCTCTGGGAACGCGGCCCGGTGTCGGTGAAGGAACTCGGCGACGCGCTGCACCTGGACTCCGGCACGCTCTCCCCGCTGCTCAAGCGGATGGAGTCGGCGAGCCTGCTCCGGCGGCGGCGCAGCGAAGAGGACGAACGCAGCGTCCTGGTCGAGCCGACCGAGACGGGCCGCGACCTCCGGGCGAGGGCGCTGGGCATCCCGGAACGGCTGACCTGCGGCATGGGCCTGCCCCTTGACGAGCTGACCGAGCTGCACACGCGGCTGCGGCGGCTGAACGACTCGATGACAGCAGTACGACAGAAAGAAGGCCAGTGA
- a CDS encoding organic hydroperoxide resistance protein, translating into MSVLYTAEATATGSGRGGEIVSSDGVLDESLSVPKELGGAGGDGTNPEQLFAAGYAACFNGALQLVARNNKTPVDGSEVNAKVGIGPRAEGGFQLTVALAVTVPGVERAVAEDLVAKAHQVCPYSNATRGNIEVQVTVV; encoded by the coding sequence ATGAGCGTGCTCTACACCGCAGAGGCGACCGCGACCGGCAGCGGCCGGGGCGGCGAGATCGTCTCCTCCGACGGCGTGCTGGACGAGAGCCTGTCGGTGCCCAAGGAACTGGGCGGCGCCGGTGGCGACGGCACCAACCCGGAACAGCTCTTCGCCGCGGGCTACGCGGCCTGCTTCAACGGCGCCCTGCAGCTGGTCGCCCGCAACAACAAGACCCCCGTCGACGGCTCCGAGGTCAACGCCAAGGTCGGCATCGGCCCGCGCGCCGAGGGCGGCTTCCAGCTGACCGTGGCCCTCGCGGTCACCGTCCCCGGGGTCGAAAGGGCAGTCGCGGAGGACCTCGTGGCCAAGGCTCACCAGGTCTGCCCCTACTCCAACGCCACTCGTGGCAACATCGAGGTGCAGGTCACGGTCGTCTGA
- a CDS encoding DUF3558 domain-containing protein — translation MIADRFRLLAAAGCAALVLSGCAAVPGAPTPAPSSSANKHGAPVLAQPELDTAQFVPEPCRLLAATQLAQLGITVSGQPEDSPLGKACRWIATDTAAKVDFSLDINTQIGGLDQLYGRKNVFRVWQPLEISGYPAVIADEADKPFGQCRTNVAVSNTVLIAAGLQLKAGQDKPTDFDDPCPRGVKILEQVIHTLKGGR, via the coding sequence GTGATCGCCGATCGTTTCCGCCTGCTCGCGGCCGCGGGCTGCGCCGCGCTGGTGCTCAGCGGATGCGCCGCGGTGCCGGGCGCCCCGACCCCTGCGCCCTCCTCCAGTGCGAACAAGCACGGCGCGCCGGTGCTGGCCCAGCCCGAACTCGACACCGCGCAGTTCGTGCCCGAGCCCTGCCGGCTGCTCGCCGCCACCCAGCTCGCCCAGCTCGGCATCACCGTCTCGGGCCAGCCAGAGGACAGCCCGCTCGGCAAGGCCTGTCGCTGGATCGCCACCGACACCGCGGCCAAGGTCGACTTCTCGCTGGACATCAACACCCAGATCGGCGGCCTCGACCAGCTCTACGGCCGCAAGAACGTCTTCCGGGTGTGGCAACCACTGGAGATCTCCGGCTACCCGGCGGTGATCGCGGATGAGGCCGACAAGCCGTTCGGGCAGTGCCGGACCAACGTGGCGGTGTCCAACACCGTGCTCATCGCGGCCGGGCTGCAGCTCAAGGCCGGACAGGACAAGCCGACCGACTTCGACGACCCCTGCCCGCGCGGGGTCAAGATCCTCGAGCAGGTCATCCACACCCTGAAGGGCGGCCGCTGA
- a CDS encoding cytochrome P450 family protein, protein MATEEPGVCPRLHGAEFDANPYPAYDWLRRNSPVHRIDMPGGAWAWLVTRYDDALEALAHPKLHKSPAKANVVWQRSGMGLPFDHRPTLARNMLNADPPDHARQRQAVSALFSAQRMERLRERCRRITEQAIAGFAPAGKADLIAELAYPLPVTIICDLLGMPQEDRANYHRWAAVIDSSEVAAIDEVWGVTDSLERYVIGLIARKRENPADDLVSALVELQDKKVLSADEVSSMVFLLLIAGHETMVALIGNGLLTLLRNPKYAELARTDSSTLSAIIEEVLRYAGPVRNATWRFAIEPITIGGQLVQAGEPVLVSLLSANHDPEVFDSPAEFDPYRRAQHHLAFGHGPHVCVGQSMSRVLGEVAIGTVLRYLPDLRLAVPAEKLSWWPSAIMRGVYELPVEFTPRKM, encoded by the coding sequence GTGGCCACTGAGGAACCCGGCGTGTGCCCGCGTCTGCACGGCGCGGAGTTCGACGCCAACCCGTACCCGGCCTATGACTGGTTGCGCCGGAACTCGCCGGTGCACCGCATCGACATGCCCGGCGGGGCCTGGGCCTGGCTGGTCACCCGGTACGACGACGCGCTGGAGGCGCTGGCCCACCCGAAGCTGCACAAGAGTCCGGCCAAGGCCAACGTGGTGTGGCAGCGCTCCGGCATGGGCCTGCCCTTCGACCACCGGCCGACGCTGGCCCGCAACATGCTCAACGCGGACCCGCCGGATCACGCCCGCCAGCGCCAGGCGGTCAGCGCGTTGTTCAGCGCGCAGCGGATGGAGCGGCTGCGCGAGCGCTGCCGCCGGATCACCGAACAGGCCATCGCCGGCTTCGCCCCGGCAGGCAAGGCGGACCTGATCGCCGAACTGGCCTACCCGCTGCCGGTCACCATCATCTGCGACCTGCTGGGCATGCCCCAGGAGGACCGGGCCAACTACCACCGCTGGGCCGCGGTGATCGACTCCTCCGAGGTCGCCGCGATCGACGAGGTCTGGGGCGTCACCGACTCGCTGGAGCGCTACGTCATCGGCCTGATCGCGCGCAAACGCGAGAACCCGGCCGATGACCTGGTGAGCGCGCTGGTGGAGTTGCAGGACAAGAAGGTGCTCAGCGCCGACGAGGTCAGCTCGATGGTCTTCCTGCTGCTCATCGCGGGCCACGAGACCATGGTCGCCCTGATCGGCAACGGCCTGCTCACCCTGCTGCGCAACCCCAAGTACGCCGAACTGGCCCGCACCGACTCCAGCACGCTGAGCGCGATCATCGAGGAGGTGCTGCGCTACGCGGGCCCGGTGCGCAACGCCACCTGGCGCTTCGCCATCGAGCCGATCACCATCGGCGGCCAGCTCGTGCAGGCGGGCGAACCGGTGCTGGTCTCCCTGCTCTCGGCCAACCACGACCCCGAGGTCTTCGACTCCCCCGCCGAGTTCGACCCGTACCGCCGCGCCCAGCACCACCTGGCCTTCGGCCACGGACCGCATGTGTGCGTTGGCCAGTCCATGTCCCGGGTGCTGGGTGAGGTGGCGATCGGGACGGTGCTGCGGTACCTGCCGGATCTGCGGCTGGCGGTGCCTGCGGAGAAGCTGAGCTGGTGGCCGAGCGCGATCATGCGTGGGGTTTACGAGCTGCCGGTGGAGTTCACTCCCCGAAAGATGTGA